The following coding sequences lie in one Eschrichtius robustus isolate mEscRob2 chromosome 17, mEscRob2.pri, whole genome shotgun sequence genomic window:
- the GPT gene encoding alanine aminotransferase 1 isoform X2: MALRTDDHGQAATNGLKEKVLTLDTMNPCVRKVEYAVRGPIVLRALELEQELRQGVKKPFTEVIRANIGDAQAMGQTPITFLRQVLALCVHPDLLNSPDFPDDAKRRAERILQACGGHSLGAYSISSGTQLIREDVARYIERRDGGIPADPNNIFLSTGASDAIVTLLKLLVAGEGRTRTGVLIPIPQYPLYSAALAELSAVQVDYYLDEERAWALDVAELRRALLQARDHCRPRALCIINPGNPTGQVQTRECIEAVIRFAFEEGLFLLADEVYQDNVYAEGSQFHSFKKVLTEMGPPYAARQELASFHSVSKGYMGECGFRGGYVELVNMDAAVQQQMQKLRSVRLCPPTPGQVLLDVAVSPPAPSDPSFAQFQAEKRAVLAELAAKAKLTEQVFNETPGIRCNPVQGAMYSFPRVQLPPRAVQRAQDDHSAPHGEAAALAGNAEPVPRQVHPRVLLRTPLGARLGRQGGPRADSAQGPGVSGALWTCSCCLCGWAPASLQALNKAVGWLGCLEAVCTPVCASAALSIPDCLSVWGSVQAWGPGRSGQGGLLGEVTFLHDGFGGMG, from the exons ATGGCCTTGAGAACAGATGACCACGGTCAGGCTGCAACGAACGGGCTGAAGGAGAAGGTGCTGACGCTGGACACCATGAACCCGTGTGTCCGGAAGGTGGAGTATGCGGTACGAGGCCCAATCGTGCTGCGGGCGCTGGAGCTGGAGCAGGAGCTGCGCCAG GGcgtaaagaagcccttcactgagGTCATCCGAGCTAACATCGGGGACGCACAGGCCATGGGGCAGACGCCTATCACCTTCCTGCGCCAG GTCCTGGCGCTCTGCGTCCACCCTGATCTCCTGAACAGCCCTGACTTCCCCGACGACGCCAAGAGGAGGGCGGAGCGCATCTTGCAGGCATGTGGGGGCCACAGCCTGG GGGCCTACAGCATCAGCTCTGGCACCCAGCTGATCCGCGAGGACGTGGCGCGGTACATTGAGCGGCGCGATGGAGGCATTCCCGCCGACCCCAATAACATCTTCCTGTCCACGGGGGCCAGCGACGCCATCGTG ACGTTGCTGAAGTTGTTGGTGGCCGGCGAGGGTCGCACGCGCACGGGCGTGCTCATCCccatccctcagtatccactCTACTCCGCCGCGCTGGCCGAGCTCAGCGCGGTGCAGGTGGACTACTACCTGGACGAGGAGCGCGCCTGGGCGCTCGACGTGGCCGAGCTGCGGCGCGCGCTGCTCCAGGCGCGTGACCACTGTCGCCCCCGCGCGCTCTGCATCATCAACCCCGGCAACCCCACCG GGCAGGTGCAGACCCGCGAGTGCATTGAGGCCGTGATCCGCTTCGCCTTTGAGGAGGGGCTCTTCCTGTTGGCCGATGAG GTGTACCAGGACAACGTGTACGCCGAGGGCTCGCAGTTCCACTCGTTCAAGAAGGTGCTCACGGAGATGGGGCCGCCATACGCGGCGCGGCAGGAGCTCGCCTCCTTCCACTCGGTCTCCAAGGGCTACATGGGCGA GTGCGGCTTCCGCGGCGGCTACGTGGAGCTGGTGAACATGGACGCAGCGGTACAGCAGCAGATGCAGAAGCTGCGGAGCGTGCGCCTGTGCCCGCCCACGCCGGGCCAGGTCCTGCTAGACGTGGCGGTCAGCCCGCCCGCGCCCTCCGACCCCTCCTTCGCGCAGTTCCAGGCG GAGAAGCGGGCGGTGCTGGCCGAGCTGGCAGCCAAGGCCAAGCTCACGGAGCAGGTCTTCAACGAGACTCCCGGCATCCGCTGCAATCCGGTGCAGGGAGCCATGTACTCCTTCCCGCGCGTGCAGCTGCCCCCTCGCGCGGTGCAGCGCGCTCAG GATGACCATTCTGCCCCCCATGGAGAAGCTGCGGCCCTTGCTGGAAACGCTGAGCCAGTTCCACGCCAAGTTCACCCGCGAGTACTCCTGAGGACACCGCTGGGGGCCAGGCTGGGCCGGCAGGGAGGACCCCGGGCGGACAGTGCTCagggtcctggggtctctggaGCGCTCTGGACTTGCTCCTGCTGCCTGTGTGGCTGGGCCCCTGCCTCTCTTCAGGCCCTTAATAAAGCAGTGGGTTGGCTTGGCTGCTTGGAGGCTGTGTGCACACCTGTATGCGCCTCCGCCGCCTTGTCCATTCCTGACTGCCTTTCTGTGTGGGGTTCTGTGCAGGCCTGGGGGCCCGGGAGgagtggtcagggagggcttctagGGGAGGTGACCTTCTTACACGATGGATTTGGCGGGATGGGGTGA
- the GPT gene encoding alanine aminotransferase 1 isoform X3, with product MALRTDDHGQAATNGLKEKVLTLDTMNPCVRKVEYAVRGPIVLRALELEQELRQPMCPGPSTRSSQVLALCVHPDLLNSPDFPDDAKRRAERILQACGGHSLGAYSISSGTQLIREDVARYIERRDGGIPADPNNIFLSTGASDAIVTLLKLLVAGEGRTRTGVLIPIPQYPLYSAALAELSAVQVDYYLDEERAWALDVAELRRALLQARDHCRPRALCIINPGNPTGQVQTRECIEAVIRFAFEEGLFLLADEVYQDNVYAEGSQFHSFKKVRLPRRLRGAGEHGRSGTAADAEAAERAPVPAHAGPGPARRGGQPARALRPLLRAVPGGEAGGAGRAGSQGQAHGAGLQRDSRHPLQSGAGSHVLLPARAAAPSRGAARSGAGRGSRHVLLPAPPGGDRHLRGAWQRLRAAGRHLPLPDDHSAPHGEAAALAGNAEPVPRQVHPRVLLRTPLGARLGRQGGPRADSAQGPGVSGALWTCSCCLCGWAPASLQALNKAVGWLGCLEAVCTPVCASAALSIPDCLSVWGSVQAWGPGRSGQGGLLGEVTFLHDGFGGMG from the exons ATGGCCTTGAGAACAGATGACCACGGTCAGGCTGCAACGAACGGGCTGAAGGAGAAGGTGCTGACGCTGGACACCATGAACCCGTGTGTCCGGAAGGTGGAGTATGCGGTACGAGGCCCAATCGTGCTGCGGGCGCTGGAGCTGGAGCAGGAGCTGCGCCAG cccatgtgccctggccCCAGCACTCGCTCCTCCCAGGTCCTGGCGCTCTGCGTCCACCCTGATCTCCTGAACAGCCCTGACTTCCCCGACGACGCCAAGAGGAGGGCGGAGCGCATCTTGCAGGCATGTGGGGGCCACAGCCTGG GGGCCTACAGCATCAGCTCTGGCACCCAGCTGATCCGCGAGGACGTGGCGCGGTACATTGAGCGGCGCGATGGAGGCATTCCCGCCGACCCCAATAACATCTTCCTGTCCACGGGGGCCAGCGACGCCATCGTG ACGTTGCTGAAGTTGTTGGTGGCCGGCGAGGGTCGCACGCGCACGGGCGTGCTCATCCccatccctcagtatccactCTACTCCGCCGCGCTGGCCGAGCTCAGCGCGGTGCAGGTGGACTACTACCTGGACGAGGAGCGCGCCTGGGCGCTCGACGTGGCCGAGCTGCGGCGCGCGCTGCTCCAGGCGCGTGACCACTGTCGCCCCCGCGCGCTCTGCATCATCAACCCCGGCAACCCCACCG GGCAGGTGCAGACCCGCGAGTGCATTGAGGCCGTGATCCGCTTCGCCTTTGAGGAGGGGCTCTTCCTGTTGGCCGATGAG GTGTACCAGGACAACGTGTACGCCGAGGGCTCGCAGTTCCACTCGTTCAAGAAG GTGCGGCTTCCGCGGCGGCTACGTGGAGCTGGTGAACATGGACGCAGCGGTACAGCAGCAGATGCAGAAGCTGCGGAGCGTGCGCCTGTGCCCGCCCACGCCGGGCCAGGTCCTGCTAGACGTGGCGGTCAGCCCGCCCGCGCCCTCCGACCCCTCCTTCGCGCAGTTCCAGGCG GAGAAGCGGGCGGTGCTGGCCGAGCTGGCAGCCAAGGCCAAGCTCACGGAGCAGGTCTTCAACGAGACTCCCGGCATCCGCTGCAATCCGGTGCAGGGAGCCATGTACTCCTTCCCGCGCGTGCAGCTGCCCCCTCGCGCGGTGCAGCGCGCTCAG gagctGGGCGTGGCTCCCGACATGTTCTTTTGCCTGCGCCTCCTGGAGGAGACCGGCATCTGCGTGGTGCCTGGCAGCGGCTTCGGGCAGCGGGAAGGCACCTACCACTTCCG GATGACCATTCTGCCCCCCATGGAGAAGCTGCGGCCCTTGCTGGAAACGCTGAGCCAGTTCCACGCCAAGTTCACCCGCGAGTACTCCTGAGGACACCGCTGGGGGCCAGGCTGGGCCGGCAGGGAGGACCCCGGGCGGACAGTGCTCagggtcctggggtctctggaGCGCTCTGGACTTGCTCCTGCTGCCTGTGTGGCTGGGCCCCTGCCTCTCTTCAGGCCCTTAATAAAGCAGTGGGTTGGCTTGGCTGCTTGGAGGCTGTGTGCACACCTGTATGCGCCTCCGCCGCCTTGTCCATTCCTGACTGCCTTTCTGTGTGGGGTTCTGTGCAGGCCTGGGGGCCCGGGAGgagtggtcagggagggcttctagGGGAGGTGACCTTCTTACACGATGGATTTGGCGGGATGGGGTGA
- the GPT gene encoding alanine aminotransferase 1 isoform X1: MALRTDDHGQAATNGLKEKVLTLDTMNPCVRKVEYAVRGPIVLRALELEQELRQGVKKPFTEVIRANIGDAQAMGQTPITFLRQVLALCVHPDLLNSPDFPDDAKRRAERILQACGGHSLGAYSISSGTQLIREDVARYIERRDGGIPADPNNIFLSTGASDAIVTLLKLLVAGEGRTRTGVLIPIPQYPLYSAALAELSAVQVDYYLDEERAWALDVAELRRALLQARDHCRPRALCIINPGNPTGQVQTRECIEAVIRFAFEEGLFLLADEVYQDNVYAEGSQFHSFKKVRLPRRLRGAGEHGRSGTAADAEAAERAPVPAHAGPGPARRGGQPARALRPLLRAVPGGEAGGAGRAGSQGQAHGAGLQRDSRHPLQSGAGSHVLLPARAAAPSRGAARSGAGRGSRHVLLPAPPGGDRHLRGAWQRLRAAGRHLPLPDDHSAPHGEAAALAGNAEPVPRQVHPRVLLRTPLGARLGRQGGPRADSAQGPGVSGALWTCSCCLCGWAPASLQALNKAVGWLGCLEAVCTPVCASAALSIPDCLSVWGSVQAWGPGRSGQGGLLGEVTFLHDGFGGMG, encoded by the exons ATGGCCTTGAGAACAGATGACCACGGTCAGGCTGCAACGAACGGGCTGAAGGAGAAGGTGCTGACGCTGGACACCATGAACCCGTGTGTCCGGAAGGTGGAGTATGCGGTACGAGGCCCAATCGTGCTGCGGGCGCTGGAGCTGGAGCAGGAGCTGCGCCAG GGcgtaaagaagcccttcactgagGTCATCCGAGCTAACATCGGGGACGCACAGGCCATGGGGCAGACGCCTATCACCTTCCTGCGCCAG GTCCTGGCGCTCTGCGTCCACCCTGATCTCCTGAACAGCCCTGACTTCCCCGACGACGCCAAGAGGAGGGCGGAGCGCATCTTGCAGGCATGTGGGGGCCACAGCCTGG GGGCCTACAGCATCAGCTCTGGCACCCAGCTGATCCGCGAGGACGTGGCGCGGTACATTGAGCGGCGCGATGGAGGCATTCCCGCCGACCCCAATAACATCTTCCTGTCCACGGGGGCCAGCGACGCCATCGTG ACGTTGCTGAAGTTGTTGGTGGCCGGCGAGGGTCGCACGCGCACGGGCGTGCTCATCCccatccctcagtatccactCTACTCCGCCGCGCTGGCCGAGCTCAGCGCGGTGCAGGTGGACTACTACCTGGACGAGGAGCGCGCCTGGGCGCTCGACGTGGCCGAGCTGCGGCGCGCGCTGCTCCAGGCGCGTGACCACTGTCGCCCCCGCGCGCTCTGCATCATCAACCCCGGCAACCCCACCG GGCAGGTGCAGACCCGCGAGTGCATTGAGGCCGTGATCCGCTTCGCCTTTGAGGAGGGGCTCTTCCTGTTGGCCGATGAG GTGTACCAGGACAACGTGTACGCCGAGGGCTCGCAGTTCCACTCGTTCAAGAAG GTGCGGCTTCCGCGGCGGCTACGTGGAGCTGGTGAACATGGACGCAGCGGTACAGCAGCAGATGCAGAAGCTGCGGAGCGTGCGCCTGTGCCCGCCCACGCCGGGCCAGGTCCTGCTAGACGTGGCGGTCAGCCCGCCCGCGCCCTCCGACCCCTCCTTCGCGCAGTTCCAGGCG GAGAAGCGGGCGGTGCTGGCCGAGCTGGCAGCCAAGGCCAAGCTCACGGAGCAGGTCTTCAACGAGACTCCCGGCATCCGCTGCAATCCGGTGCAGGGAGCCATGTACTCCTTCCCGCGCGTGCAGCTGCCCCCTCGCGCGGTGCAGCGCGCTCAG gagctGGGCGTGGCTCCCGACATGTTCTTTTGCCTGCGCCTCCTGGAGGAGACCGGCATCTGCGTGGTGCCTGGCAGCGGCTTCGGGCAGCGGGAAGGCACCTACCACTTCCG GATGACCATTCTGCCCCCCATGGAGAAGCTGCGGCCCTTGCTGGAAACGCTGAGCCAGTTCCACGCCAAGTTCACCCGCGAGTACTCCTGAGGACACCGCTGGGGGCCAGGCTGGGCCGGCAGGGAGGACCCCGGGCGGACAGTGCTCagggtcctggggtctctggaGCGCTCTGGACTTGCTCCTGCTGCCTGTGTGGCTGGGCCCCTGCCTCTCTTCAGGCCCTTAATAAAGCAGTGGGTTGGCTTGGCTGCTTGGAGGCTGTGTGCACACCTGTATGCGCCTCCGCCGCCTTGTCCATTCCTGACTGCCTTTCTGTGTGGGGTTCTGTGCAGGCCTGGGGGCCCGGGAGgagtggtcagggagggcttctagGGGAGGTGACCTTCTTACACGATGGATTTGGCGGGATGGGGTGA
- the GPT gene encoding alanine aminotransferase 1 isoform X5, whose translation MALRTDDHGQAATNGLKEKVLTLDTMNPCVRKVEYAVRGPIVLRALELEQELRQGVKKPFTEVIRANIGDAQAMGQTPITFLRQVLALCVHPDLLNSPDFPDDAKRRAERILQACGGHSLGAYSISSGTQLIREDVARYIERRDGGIPADPNNIFLSTGASDAIVTLLKLLVAGEGRTRTGVLIPIPQYPLYSAALAELSAVQVDYYLDEERAWALDVAELRRALLQARDHCRPRALCIINPGNPTGQVQTRECIEAVIRFAFEEGLFLLADEVYQDNVYAEGSQFHSFKKVRLPRRLRGAGEHGRSGTAADAEAAERAPVPAHAGPGPARRGGQPARALRPLLRAVPGGEAGGAGRAGSQGQAHGAGLQRDSRHPLQSGAGSHVLLPARAAAPSRGAARSG comes from the exons ATGGCCTTGAGAACAGATGACCACGGTCAGGCTGCAACGAACGGGCTGAAGGAGAAGGTGCTGACGCTGGACACCATGAACCCGTGTGTCCGGAAGGTGGAGTATGCGGTACGAGGCCCAATCGTGCTGCGGGCGCTGGAGCTGGAGCAGGAGCTGCGCCAG GGcgtaaagaagcccttcactgagGTCATCCGAGCTAACATCGGGGACGCACAGGCCATGGGGCAGACGCCTATCACCTTCCTGCGCCAG GTCCTGGCGCTCTGCGTCCACCCTGATCTCCTGAACAGCCCTGACTTCCCCGACGACGCCAAGAGGAGGGCGGAGCGCATCTTGCAGGCATGTGGGGGCCACAGCCTGG GGGCCTACAGCATCAGCTCTGGCACCCAGCTGATCCGCGAGGACGTGGCGCGGTACATTGAGCGGCGCGATGGAGGCATTCCCGCCGACCCCAATAACATCTTCCTGTCCACGGGGGCCAGCGACGCCATCGTG ACGTTGCTGAAGTTGTTGGTGGCCGGCGAGGGTCGCACGCGCACGGGCGTGCTCATCCccatccctcagtatccactCTACTCCGCCGCGCTGGCCGAGCTCAGCGCGGTGCAGGTGGACTACTACCTGGACGAGGAGCGCGCCTGGGCGCTCGACGTGGCCGAGCTGCGGCGCGCGCTGCTCCAGGCGCGTGACCACTGTCGCCCCCGCGCGCTCTGCATCATCAACCCCGGCAACCCCACCG GGCAGGTGCAGACCCGCGAGTGCATTGAGGCCGTGATCCGCTTCGCCTTTGAGGAGGGGCTCTTCCTGTTGGCCGATGAG GTGTACCAGGACAACGTGTACGCCGAGGGCTCGCAGTTCCACTCGTTCAAGAAG GTGCGGCTTCCGCGGCGGCTACGTGGAGCTGGTGAACATGGACGCAGCGGTACAGCAGCAGATGCAGAAGCTGCGGAGCGTGCGCCTGTGCCCGCCCACGCCGGGCCAGGTCCTGCTAGACGTGGCGGTCAGCCCGCCCGCGCCCTCCGACCCCTCCTTCGCGCAGTTCCAGGCG GAGAAGCGGGCGGTGCTGGCCGAGCTGGCAGCCAAGGCCAAGCTCACGGAGCAGGTCTTCAACGAGACTCCCGGCATCCGCTGCAATCCGGTGCAGGGAGCCATGTACTCCTTCCCGCGCGTGCAGCTGCCCCCTCGCGCGGTGCAGCGCGCTCAG GATGA
- the GPT gene encoding alanine aminotransferase 1 isoform X4, with the protein MALRTDDHGQAATNGLKEKVLTLDTMNPCVRKVEYAVRGPIVLRALELEQELRQGVKKPFTEVIRANIGDAQAMGQTPITFLRQVLALCVHPDLLNSPDFPDDAKRRAERILQACGGHSLGAYSISSGTQLIREDVARYIERRDGGIPADPNNIFLSTGASDAIVTLLKLLVAGEGRTRTGVLIPIPQYPLYSAALAELSAVQVDYYLDEERAWALDVAELRRALLQARDHCRPRALCIINPGNPTGQVQTRECIEAVIRFAFEEGLFLLADEVYQDNVYAEGSQFHSFKKVLTEMGPPYAARQELASFHSVSKGYMGECGFRGGYVELVNMDAAVQQQMQKLRSVRLCPPTPGQVLLDVAVSPPAPSDPSFAQFQAEKRAVLAELAAKAKLTEQVFNETPGIRCNPVQGAMYSFPRVQLPPRAVQRAQELGVAPDMFFCLRLLEETGICVVPGSGFGQREGTYHFRMTILPPMEKLRPLLETLSQFHAKFTREYS; encoded by the exons ATGGCCTTGAGAACAGATGACCACGGTCAGGCTGCAACGAACGGGCTGAAGGAGAAGGTGCTGACGCTGGACACCATGAACCCGTGTGTCCGGAAGGTGGAGTATGCGGTACGAGGCCCAATCGTGCTGCGGGCGCTGGAGCTGGAGCAGGAGCTGCGCCAG GGcgtaaagaagcccttcactgagGTCATCCGAGCTAACATCGGGGACGCACAGGCCATGGGGCAGACGCCTATCACCTTCCTGCGCCAG GTCCTGGCGCTCTGCGTCCACCCTGATCTCCTGAACAGCCCTGACTTCCCCGACGACGCCAAGAGGAGGGCGGAGCGCATCTTGCAGGCATGTGGGGGCCACAGCCTGG GGGCCTACAGCATCAGCTCTGGCACCCAGCTGATCCGCGAGGACGTGGCGCGGTACATTGAGCGGCGCGATGGAGGCATTCCCGCCGACCCCAATAACATCTTCCTGTCCACGGGGGCCAGCGACGCCATCGTG ACGTTGCTGAAGTTGTTGGTGGCCGGCGAGGGTCGCACGCGCACGGGCGTGCTCATCCccatccctcagtatccactCTACTCCGCCGCGCTGGCCGAGCTCAGCGCGGTGCAGGTGGACTACTACCTGGACGAGGAGCGCGCCTGGGCGCTCGACGTGGCCGAGCTGCGGCGCGCGCTGCTCCAGGCGCGTGACCACTGTCGCCCCCGCGCGCTCTGCATCATCAACCCCGGCAACCCCACCG GGCAGGTGCAGACCCGCGAGTGCATTGAGGCCGTGATCCGCTTCGCCTTTGAGGAGGGGCTCTTCCTGTTGGCCGATGAG GTGTACCAGGACAACGTGTACGCCGAGGGCTCGCAGTTCCACTCGTTCAAGAAGGTGCTCACGGAGATGGGGCCGCCATACGCGGCGCGGCAGGAGCTCGCCTCCTTCCACTCGGTCTCCAAGGGCTACATGGGCGA GTGCGGCTTCCGCGGCGGCTACGTGGAGCTGGTGAACATGGACGCAGCGGTACAGCAGCAGATGCAGAAGCTGCGGAGCGTGCGCCTGTGCCCGCCCACGCCGGGCCAGGTCCTGCTAGACGTGGCGGTCAGCCCGCCCGCGCCCTCCGACCCCTCCTTCGCGCAGTTCCAGGCG GAGAAGCGGGCGGTGCTGGCCGAGCTGGCAGCCAAGGCCAAGCTCACGGAGCAGGTCTTCAACGAGACTCCCGGCATCCGCTGCAATCCGGTGCAGGGAGCCATGTACTCCTTCCCGCGCGTGCAGCTGCCCCCTCGCGCGGTGCAGCGCGCTCAG gagctGGGCGTGGCTCCCGACATGTTCTTTTGCCTGCGCCTCCTGGAGGAGACCGGCATCTGCGTGGTGCCTGGCAGCGGCTTCGGGCAGCGGGAAGGCACCTACCACTTCCG GATGACCATTCTGCCCCCCATGGAGAAGCTGCGGCCCTTGCTGGAAACGCTGAGCCAGTTCCACGCCAAGTTCACCCGCGAGTACTCCTGA